One genomic window of Deinococcus deserti VCD115 includes the following:
- a CDS encoding CheR family methyltransferase, with protein MSSFPTEPLEDIEISLLLEGVYRHSGHDFRGYAPATVKRRVLHCMAQEGLATVSALQDRVLHDPMALVRLRDTLSINVTEMFRDPPFYRALREQVLPVLRTHPFLRVWHAGCSTGEEVYSVAILLHEAGLLERSRLYATDISAPALAVARRGIYTQEKLEEYARNYQLAGGIRAFSSYFTAQYDHGLVRADLRRNIIWGQHNLVTDGSFNEFHLILCRNVLIYFTQKLQEQVQALLLGSLVPFGVLGLGRHETLDFSAHQRRFETINLSEKLYRRIA; from the coding sequence ATGTCATCCTTCCCGACCGAACCGCTCGAGGATATCGAGATCAGCCTGCTGCTCGAAGGCGTCTACCGGCATTCCGGGCACGACTTCCGGGGGTATGCCCCGGCGACCGTGAAACGCCGGGTGCTGCACTGCATGGCGCAGGAGGGCCTCGCGACCGTCAGCGCCCTGCAGGACCGGGTGCTGCACGATCCCATGGCCCTGGTGCGGCTGCGCGACACCCTGTCGATCAACGTCACTGAGATGTTCCGTGACCCACCCTTCTACCGGGCGCTGCGTGAGCAGGTGCTGCCGGTGCTGCGCACCCATCCCTTCCTGCGGGTCTGGCACGCAGGCTGCTCGACCGGCGAGGAGGTGTACTCGGTAGCGATTTTGCTGCACGAGGCGGGTCTGCTGGAACGCAGCCGCCTGTATGCCACCGACATCAGCGCTCCGGCGCTGGCGGTCGCCCGCCGGGGGATCTACACTCAGGAGAAGCTTGAGGAATATGCCCGCAACTACCAGCTTGCGGGGGGCATCCGGGCCTTCAGTTCGTATTTCACGGCGCAGTATGACCACGGACTGGTGCGCGCCGACCTGCGGCGCAACATCATCTGGGGCCAGCACAATCTGGTGACTGACGGGTCGTTCAACGAGTTTCACCTTATTCTGTGCCGCAATGTGCTGATCTACTTCACCCAGAAGCTGCAAGAGCAGGTGCAGGCGTTGCTGCTGGGCAGCCTGGTGCCCTTCGGGGTGCTGGGGCTGGGGCGGCACGAGACCCTGGACTTCAGCGCGCACCAGCGCAGATTCGAAACCATCAATCTCAGCGAGAAGCTCTACCGGAGAATTGCCTGA